Proteins from a single region of Cytophagaceae bacterium:
- a CDS encoding D-TA family PLP-dependent enzyme: MPYQNLDSPALLIFKENVVSNIDEMIRIAGDASRLMPHIKTNKMENVVRLMIAKGIRKFKAATIAEAELAAMAGAEKVLISHQLVGPKLLRLKSLIEKYPRTHFATLVDCEVVLNDLDKIFNDNPVSVYIDINNGMDRSGHEVNAGLEDFISKTSKNKGVKLEGLHIYDGHIRDDEFSERKNKIEKAFSEISEILKNVSELNLEIIAGGTPAFTSHALENSRTLSPGTCVLWDWGYGDKFAEQQFKFAATILTRVISKPKKDIVTLDMGHKAVASENPIDKRIRFINNPDLKLISQSEEHGVCETENWENYKVGQEIIGIPYHVCPTVNLYDEAFVIEKGEYSETWKIEARKRKINI, translated from the coding sequence ATGCCTTATCAAAATCTTGACTCCCCTGCCCTGCTCATTTTTAAAGAAAATGTGGTTTCGAATATCGATGAAATGATCAGAATTGCCGGTGATGCTTCTAGGCTCATGCCCCACATCAAAACCAATAAAATGGAAAACGTGGTAAGGTTGATGATTGCCAAAGGTATCCGAAAATTTAAAGCCGCCACTATTGCTGAGGCTGAGCTAGCCGCTATGGCCGGTGCCGAAAAAGTTCTTATATCGCATCAGTTGGTTGGCCCAAAGCTTTTGAGATTAAAATCATTGATAGAAAAATATCCCCGGACGCATTTTGCCACTTTGGTCGATTGTGAGGTGGTATTGAATGATTTGGACAAAATTTTTAATGACAACCCCGTTTCAGTATATATTGACATCAACAACGGTATGGATCGCTCGGGTCATGAAGTAAATGCAGGATTGGAAGATTTTATAAGTAAAACATCAAAAAACAAGGGCGTAAAACTTGAAGGATTGCACATATATGACGGACATATCAGAGATGATGAATTCAGTGAAAGAAAAAACAAGATTGAAAAAGCCTTTTCGGAAATATCGGAAATTCTAAAAAATGTAAGTGAATTAAATCTGGAAATAATAGCTGGAGGTACCCCGGCATTTACGTCACATGCTTTGGAAAACTCCCGCACGCTGAGCCCCGGAACTTGTGTTTTGTGGGATTGGGGTTACGGAGACAAATTTGCAGAACAGCAATTTAAATTTGCGGCCACCATTCTTACAAGGGTAATTTCGAAACCCAAAAAAGACATTGTGACATTGGATATGGGTCATAAAGCAGTGGCTTCCGAAAATCCAATTGATAAAAGGATCAGGTTTATAAACAATCCTGACTTGAAACTGATTTCACAAAGTGAGGAGCATGGGGTATGTGAAACCGAAAACTGGGAAAACTATAAAGTAGGCCAGGAAATTATTGGAATACCCTATCATGTATGCCCTACAGTGAACCTTTACGATGAAGCGTTTGTAATAGAAAAAGGGGAATATTCAGAAACCTGGAAAATTGAAGCAAGAAAACGAAAGATAAATATATGA
- a CDS encoding VOC family protein: protein MVLNKIHHIAIICSDYEKSKQFYTEILGLEIIAEVFRNSRDSWKCDLALNGEYIIEFFSFPNTPKRVSRPEACGLRHLAFEVKNVAEFQDFLTEKSIFSEPIRVDEFTGKKFTFFSDPDDLPLEVYEK, encoded by the coding sequence ATGGTTCTTAACAAAATCCATCATATCGCTATAATTTGTTCTGATTATGAAAAGTCGAAGCAGTTTTATACAGAAATTCTAGGTTTGGAGATTATTGCGGAGGTTTTCCGAAACAGTCGTGATTCCTGGAAATGCGACCTAGCACTTAATGGTGAATATATCATCGAGTTTTTCTCCTTTCCAAATACCCCAAAACGTGTAAGTCGCCCTGAGGCTTGTGGATTAAGACATCTGGCTTTTGAAGTTAAAAATGTCGCAGAATTTCAAGACTTCTTGACCGAAAAAAGCATTTTTTCAGAGCCCATCAGAGTGGATGAATTTACCGGAAAGAAATTTACCTTTTTTAGTGACCCGGACGATTTGCCTCTGGAGGTTTATGAAAAGTAA
- a CDS encoding DUF255 domain-containing protein, with translation MNKIFFGVLFFVFIGFKNSVSGQNVKFNKNQEISFAEVLKMAEKENKLVFMDVYTTWCGPCKLMDKTTFADSTVGKVFNEKFINFKVNGEDAEGVNIVKKYRINAYPTFIFLDSKGELVNRLEGVFPSKLLIEESEYTMKLWKESK, from the coding sequence GTGAACAAAATATTTTTTGGAGTCTTGTTTTTTGTGTTTATCGGTTTTAAAAATTCAGTTTCCGGACAAAATGTAAAATTTAATAAAAATCAGGAAATTTCATTTGCTGAAGTTTTGAAAATGGCCGAAAAAGAAAACAAATTGGTTTTTATGGATGTGTACACCACCTGGTGTGGTCCATGTAAACTCATGGATAAAACCACCTTTGCGGATTCTACTGTGGGAAAGGTTTTTAACGAAAAATTTATCAACTTTAAAGTAAACGGTGAAGATGCCGAAGGCGTAAATATTGTAAAAAAATACAGAATCAACGCCTACCCTACATTTATTTTTCTGGATTCAAAAGGGGAGCTTGTCAACCGCCTGGAGGGAGTCTTTCCATCCAAACTGCTGATTGAGGAGTCGGAATATACCATGAAACTATGGAAAGAATCAAAATAA
- a CDS encoding DUF4230 domain-containing protein has protein sequence MIRSWLKIILAVLFTLLVVFFWEKLKNITSWGEKHTETSHNILIQKITTMGNLELVKYSFKDIVEQKIVQDFLPDPKAILIVQGEAVGCIDLRKINASDISEKNDTLIVLLPKAEICYHKIDHSKSRVYDTEYAFMNEGLLLDEAYKKAEEKILSSALESGILEQTQKNAELILKPFIENISGKKVILRFQLEGNLQKLK, from the coding sequence ATGATCAGAAGTTGGTTAAAAATAATTCTGGCAGTTTTATTTACCTTATTGGTGGTGTTTTTTTGGGAAAAACTAAAAAATATTACCAGTTGGGGTGAAAAACATACCGAAACCTCTCACAATATCCTGATTCAGAAAATCACCACAATGGGTAACTTGGAGTTAGTGAAGTACAGTTTTAAGGATATTGTAGAGCAGAAAATCGTTCAGGACTTCCTCCCGGATCCTAAGGCTATCCTGATAGTTCAGGGTGAAGCAGTGGGATGCATTGATTTGAGAAAAATAAATGCCTCAGATATTTCCGAAAAAAATGACACTTTAATAGTGCTTTTACCCAAAGCCGAAATCTGTTATCACAAAATAGACCATTCAAAATCAAGAGTTTACGATACTGAATATGCCTTTATGAATGAAGGATTACTCCTGGATGAAGCTTACAAAAAAGCAGAAGAAAAAATTCTAAGTTCGGCTCTGGAATCAGGAATATTGGAACAAACACAAAAAAATGCAGAATTAATTTTAAAACCATTTATTGAAAATATCAGTGGGAAAAAAGTGATATTGAGATTTCAGCTAGAGGGAAATTTGCAAAAATTGAAATAG
- a CDS encoding DUF5615 family PIN-like protein → MKFLVDAQLPYGLKQFIESEGFDAIHTNDLPSKEKTTDKEILRISELENRIVITKDKDFLDSFILANKPEKLIIVTSGNKPNKELFNGFKSNFNKICSLLENNNLIEFDLKHLHGS, encoded by the coding sequence ATGAAATTCCTTGTTGATGCACAATTGCCCTATGGTTTAAAGCAATTTATAGAATCAGAGGGATTTGATGCGATTCACACTAATGACCTCCCATCAAAAGAAAAAACAACCGACAAGGAAATTTTAAGGATTTCAGAATTGGAAAACAGGATTGTTATTACCAAAGATAAAGATTTTCTGGATAGTTTTATTTTAGCTAATAAACCTGAAAAACTGATAATTGTAACTTCAGGAAACAAACCCAATAAAGAACTTTTTAATGGTTTTAAATCTAATTTCAACAAAATCTGTTCACTTCTTGAAAATAACAATCTTATAGAATTTGACCTAAAACATTTACATGGTTCTTAA
- a CDS encoding co-chaperone GroES, protein MIGITKDNKLKKLLVVGDKVLIKPKNPNEKTGSGLYLPPTVTEKEDVQSGYVVKVGPGYPLPSFNQDEEPWKQTEEKVKYMPLQAEEGDLAIYLQRHAIEISYENEKYVIVPQASILLLERAEDLF, encoded by the coding sequence ATGATAGGGATTACGAAAGACAATAAGCTCAAAAAACTACTGGTGGTGGGTGATAAGGTCCTGATAAAACCTAAAAATCCAAATGAAAAAACCGGCTCAGGATTATACTTACCCCCAACGGTGACCGAAAAAGAAGATGTGCAGTCGGGTTATGTAGTAAAAGTGGGCCCCGGCTATCCCCTACCCTCATTTAATCAGGATGAAGAACCCTGGAAACAAACCGAAGAAAAAGTAAAATATATGCCGCTTCAGGCTGAGGAAGGTGATTTGGCGATTTATCTGCAAAGACATGCCATTGAAATCAGTTACGAAAATGAAAAATATGTAATTGTGCCTCAGGCATCCATTCTTTTGCTGGAAAGAGCCGAAGATTTATTTTGA
- a CDS encoding DUF433 domain-containing protein: MEAIINRITIDPEICHGKPCIRGMRYPVEMILELLSSGMSNEEIINDYPSIETEDIKACLLFASKLANVKILSKVA; encoded by the coding sequence ATGGAAGCTATAATCAACAGAATAACAATTGACCCGGAAATATGCCATGGAAAACCATGTATAAGAGGTATGCGATATCCGGTAGAAATGATATTAGAACTTTTATCTTCCGGAATGAGCAATGAGGAAATAATAAATGACTATCCTTCTATTGAAACTGAAGATATTAAAGCCTGCCTTCTTTTTGCTTCAAAACTTGCTAATGTTAAGATACTTAGTAAAGTAGCATGA
- the ccsA gene encoding cytochrome c biogenesis protein CcsA yields MLRAYLGNIGHISVIIAFISSVISTYSYFFADKNPQNKTWSQAARWAFYVHALAILAVVLSLYSIIINKYFEYHYAWDNTSLSLPFGYAISTFWQDQEGSFLLWMFFNMIFGLILIFWFNKKNKKYSELENPAMAVFSAVQAFLTSMILGTVLFADFKIGSTPFLLLKESMPDLPVWTSNPAFVPKDGNGLNPLLQNYWMVIHPPTLFLGFAATLVPFSFAIAALWKKNYTDWVKIALPWTLIAGVILGAGIMMGAIWAYETLNFGGYWNWDPVENAVYVPWIVLVAAIHTLLLAHKNTTALKVSFLLIITQFILILYSTFLTRSGILGNASVHSFTDLGLSGQLLIYMLFFAIISAILLTIRWKHLPDDKKETTVYTTDFWVFLGVTTLILAAFQITITTSIPVYNKIAEVFGANLNMAMPTDPIKHYTVFQMWLFMGVIVLTGIAQFFYWKKIREKSLKALMTPAIISLLISALVITFTGVNNWKYIILVTLGVFSIVANASILFEITKGNFKVAGGAVTHIGVALMVIGIMYSSAYEKIISLNLANEKIFKTEKDNKENVLLYLNRPSNMGDFSLEYKGEFLDVRKVPGYIEKRFIQPIPESGFKGIAKADIMDGDKIYAKRGDTVEYEAENTYYQVHFQKNGNEFNFYPRYQINEKMGNVASPDIKKYWNKDIYTHVNYVTTNEDKEWTMPEEFRVAIGDTFFLNDFVAILDQVAPVNELDGMPLNEGDIAAQATLRILEKDGERFLKPIFAIKNREVWSKPVVSNELGIRAQLSAIDPVTGKFTFSVSRGEKDYIVLKAIEKPHINLLWLGTALLVIGMTMAATRRLSIINR; encoded by the coding sequence ATGCTGAGAGCTTATTTAGGAAATATCGGACATATATCTGTTATCATTGCGTTTATCAGTTCTGTTATTTCTACCTATTCCTATTTTTTTGCAGATAAAAACCCTCAAAACAAGACCTGGTCACAGGCTGCCAGATGGGCGTTTTATGTTCATGCATTGGCTATACTTGCGGTCGTTTTGTCTTTGTATTCAATCATTATCAATAAGTATTTCGAATACCATTACGCCTGGGACAACACCTCGCTGAGCTTGCCTTTTGGTTACGCTATTTCTACTTTTTGGCAGGATCAGGAGGGAAGTTTTCTGCTCTGGATGTTTTTTAATATGATTTTCGGATTGATTCTAATATTTTGGTTTAACAAAAAAAATAAAAAGTATTCAGAACTTGAAAATCCTGCAATGGCGGTTTTTTCGGCTGTACAGGCATTTTTGACCTCCATGATTTTGGGAACAGTACTATTTGCAGACTTCAAAATAGGAAGTACCCCTTTCCTTTTGCTAAAAGAATCTATGCCCGATTTACCGGTCTGGACCTCAAATCCGGCATTCGTCCCTAAAGACGGAAATGGTTTGAATCCATTATTGCAAAACTACTGGATGGTGATTCACCCTCCAACCTTGTTCCTGGGGTTTGCCGCCACTTTGGTACCATTTTCATTTGCGATTGCAGCATTATGGAAGAAAAACTATACCGATTGGGTAAAAATTGCACTTCCCTGGACTTTGATTGCTGGCGTAATTTTAGGAGCCGGAATTATGATGGGAGCCATCTGGGCATACGAAACGCTGAATTTTGGCGGTTACTGGAACTGGGATCCTGTCGAAAACGCCGTGTACGTGCCATGGATAGTATTGGTAGCAGCTATTCACACTTTACTTTTGGCCCATAAAAATACTACGGCATTAAAAGTTTCTTTTCTGTTGATTATCACTCAGTTCATTCTCATTTTATATTCTACATTCCTCACTCGTAGTGGAATATTGGGCAATGCCTCCGTGCATTCGTTCACCGATTTGGGCCTTTCGGGTCAGTTGTTAATTTACATGTTATTCTTTGCCATAATATCGGCTATTCTTCTCACTATCAGATGGAAACACCTTCCTGATGATAAAAAAGAAACCACCGTTTACACTACCGATTTTTGGGTATTTCTTGGAGTCACTACCCTGATTTTGGCGGCATTTCAAATTACAATTACCACTTCAATTCCTGTTTACAATAAAATAGCCGAAGTGTTTGGTGCCAATCTAAACATGGCTATGCCCACCGACCCTATAAAACATTACACTGTTTTTCAGATGTGGTTGTTTATGGGTGTAATCGTTTTGACAGGAATCGCTCAGTTTTTTTATTGGAAAAAAATCAGAGAAAAGTCCTTAAAAGCTCTGATGACTCCTGCTATAATTTCCTTGTTGATATCAGCTTTGGTAATCACTTTTACAGGAGTAAATAACTGGAAATATATCATTTTGGTGACTTTGGGAGTTTTTTCAATTGTGGCCAATGCTTCTATTCTATTCGAAATCACAAAAGGAAACTTTAAAGTAGCTGGTGGTGCTGTGACGCATATAGGTGTGGCTTTAATGGTAATCGGGATAATGTATTCTTCGGCATATGAGAAAATCATTTCACTGAATCTGGCCAACGAAAAAATATTTAAAACCGAAAAGGATAATAAAGAGAATGTGCTTTTGTATCTCAACAGACCATCCAACATGGGAGATTTTTCGCTGGAATACAAAGGGGAATTTCTGGATGTAAGAAAAGTGCCTGGTTATATCGAAAAACGGTTCATTCAGCCCATTCCGGAAAGCGGCTTTAAAGGAATTGCCAAAGCCGACATCATGGACGGTGACAAGATTTATGCTAAAAGAGGCGATACCGTGGAATATGAGGCAGAAAACACTTATTATCAGGTTCATTTTCAGAAAAATGGAAATGAATTTAATTTTTATCCACGTTACCAGATCAATGAAAAAATGGGGAATGTGGCCTCGCCCGACATCAAAAAATATTGGAACAAAGACATATATACTCATGTAAACTATGTGACCACCAATGAAGATAAAGAGTGGACCATGCCTGAGGAATTCAGGGTAGCAATTGGTGATACGTTTTTTCTTAATGATTTTGTGGCCATCCTTGATCAGGTTGCTCCTGTTAACGAGCTGGATGGAATGCCGCTGAATGAAGGCGATATTGCTGCTCAGGCCACTTTAAGAATACTTGAAAAAGACGGTGAACGATTTTTGAAGCCAATATTTGCAATAAAAAACCGGGAAGTGTGGAGTAAGCCGGTAGTTAGTAATGAATTGGGTATCAGAGCTCAACTAAGTGCAATTGACCCGGTTACAGGCAAATTTACATTTTCAGTTAGCCGTGGGGAAAAAGATTACATAGTGCTAAAAGCGATTGAAAAACCGCATATTAATCTACTTTGGCTGGGAACAGCTTTACTGGTAATAGGTATGACCATGGCTGCAACAAGAAGACTTTCAATTATAAACAGATGA